The Kineothrix sp. MB12-C1 genome includes a window with the following:
- a CDS encoding alpha/beta hydrolase — protein sequence MALLQCNFFSKSLCFGTDINVVIPTPNSDEVLNKKEDSYFYPGAKYQVLYLLHGAYGDYSDWLRWTSIERYAAENRLVVVMPSASNSFYQNMYRGSDYLDYITKELPEFVQSMFPVSRRRENNFVAGLSMGGYGAVKTAFESPELFSACISLSGAIDIVGVYESIEEGAIEGPFLWKGIFEKPEEIAGSDADLMALYRKKKEQGYAMPRVFQSCGTEDFIYENNKAARKKLELIGVDVTYEEHPGIHDWYYWDEHIRKAIEWLPLAKQAVAE from the coding sequence ATGGCATTATTGCAATGTAATTTTTTCTCGAAGTCACTGTGCTTCGGAACGGATATTAACGTAGTGATTCCTACGCCTAATTCTGATGAAGTGTTAAATAAGAAGGAAGATTCTTATTTCTATCCGGGGGCAAAGTATCAGGTGCTTTATCTTCTGCATGGGGCATACGGAGATTATTCCGACTGGCTTAGATGGACCAGTATAGAAAGATACGCAGCGGAGAATCGTCTGGTAGTAGTTATGCCATCGGCATCGAACAGTTTCTATCAGAACATGTATCGAGGTTCTGATTATTTGGATTATATTACAAAAGAATTACCCGAATTTGTGCAGTCTATGTTCCCGGTCAGCCGAAGGAGAGAGAATAACTTTGTGGCAGGGCTTTCTATGGGTGGCTATGGGGCTGTGAAAACTGCTTTTGAGAGCCCGGAATTATTCAGTGCCTGCATCAGCCTTTCGGGGGCAATCGATATTGTGGGAGTGTATGAAAGTATCGAGGAGGGCGCGATAGAAGGTCCGTTTCTCTGGAAAGGAATTTTCGAAAAGCCGGAAGAAATAGCAGGTTCTGATGCAGATCTTATGGCGCTTTATCGGAAGAAAAAGGAACAGGGATATGCAATGCCAAGAGTATTCCAAAGCTGTGGTACGGAAGATTTTATTTATGAAAATAATAAAGCGGCACGGAAGAAGTTAGAGCTTATAGGTGTAGACGTAACTTATGAAGAGCATCCGGGAATCCACGATTGGTATTATTGGGATGAACATATTAGAAAAGCTATCGAGTGGCTGCCGTTGGCGAAACAAGCGGTAGCGGAGTAG
- a CDS encoding response regulator, whose product MLTMIIADDENIARKSLELFIKKEFPDIEVVASATDGMELVKLVEKEQPDIAIVDINMPGFTGIEAIEILHNKGVRTRFIIHTAYGEFNYVKKALDMKVDGYLLKPEKQEESIRTIRKLCDDIRKTANENEEKSNIRNLLHEVSPVLESEILLSLATDKAEIEEFEMLCQVNGIKFHSGCIVTLIHYGNKLLNKKDIRTAVRQTLDTLCDYLVSITESSIIIFLFLPGHIIKEEKDSWISDVTKLLLYNIEEKMNTDFGMGVGAVYDSFSEMGKSYEESLRMLKSIKNKEITEYSAGTGQEEKRSIYVERAVSYINKSFAMDLSLNIVAEHIKLSSFYLSRLIKQELGVSFIEYLTKVRMEEAKRLSLETSLTIKEIAERCGYSNDTYFCKVFKRYTNKTIGEFRREL is encoded by the coding sequence ATGCTTACGATGATAATAGCCGATGATGAGAACATCGCGAGAAAAAGTCTGGAATTATTCATAAAAAAGGAGTTTCCTGATATTGAAGTTGTTGCATCGGCAACGGATGGAATGGAGCTTGTGAAGCTGGTTGAGAAAGAGCAGCCGGATATTGCAATTGTGGATATTAATATGCCCGGCTTCACGGGAATCGAAGCGATTGAAATACTTCATAATAAGGGAGTTAGGACAAGATTCATTATACATACTGCCTATGGGGAATTCAATTACGTGAAGAAAGCGTTGGATATGAAGGTGGATGGATATCTTTTAAAGCCGGAAAAGCAAGAGGAGAGTATTCGTACCATTCGTAAACTATGTGACGATATAAGAAAGACTGCGAATGAGAATGAAGAGAAGTCTAATATAAGAAATCTTCTTCATGAAGTATCCCCTGTGTTGGAAAGTGAAATATTACTTTCTTTGGCAACTGATAAGGCTGAAATAGAGGAGTTTGAGATGCTTTGTCAGGTGAATGGTATAAAGTTCCATTCCGGCTGTATCGTGACGCTTATTCATTATGGAAATAAGTTGTTAAACAAAAAAGATATAAGAACGGCAGTGAGACAGACACTGGATACACTTTGTGATTATCTTGTTTCTATAACAGAGAGTAGTATTATTATCTTTCTTTTCCTTCCGGGACATATCATTAAGGAGGAGAAGGACAGTTGGATTTCAGATGTAACGAAGCTTCTGTTATACAATATAGAAGAAAAAATGAATACAGATTTCGGCATGGGAGTTGGGGCAGTGTACGACTCTTTTTCGGAGATGGGGAAATCCTATGAAGAAAGTTTGAGAATGCTAAAGTCCATCAAAAACAAAGAGATTACTGAATATTCTGCAGGGACAGGGCAGGAAGAGAAAAGAAGTATATATGTGGAACGGGCGGTCTCTTACATTAACAAATCTTTTGCCATGGACCTTTCTCTGAATATAGTGGCGGAGCATATTAAGCTAAGTTCATTTTACTTAAGCCGTTTGATAAAGCAGGAGCTGGGAGTTAGTTTTATCGAATACTTAACAAAAGTTCGCATGGAAGAGGCAAAACGCCTGTCATTAGAAACATCCCTGACAATAAAGGAAATTGCTGAGCGCTGCGGATATAGCAACGATACCTATTTTTGTAAGGTATTCAAACGGTATACGAATAAAACGATCGGAGAATTCCGAAGGGAACTATAG
- a CDS encoding sensor histidine kinase translates to MKNKSLAVRFSKFRNSVTGKYSLGYLLLGVIAVVLLVISFMSNYSVSMKYKNTTDRLLVLNELYVNIETINSSVNSSYLYLRTNNYEEYIEECKAAESTIEKNNDYLNREYAREIIDTIHTAETYIEQTDSLMSRLKAYVESPQKEATEYRELEQLYGETQKTLGFMNLSFQSAYAHQLISVKKTQKEIQEWQQWLEVMQITLLILGGMLCFLYCIRIIKGITHSIKKLTAVVKKIEDDVYEESHVEMDSKDEFEDFGKAFNHMIDVIQAQLRKIEENASIKERLAEVEIEKLRIYGELQKSQLTLLQSRINPHFLFNTLNMISSLAKIENADRSAELMEITAAYLRYNLDNLSKSVTLSQEIDNLKNYVCIQKSRFEERYSYYFDIEEACEDFPMPFMILQPLVENSIKHGLAMKITGGEIRVRVYKREEFLVVEVEDNGVGMSPEKIQEIMLSLEDYATQSEHIGLSNIYRRLQYFYEEEVEIQIISNQQQTLVRILLPFGEEEKNAYDDNSR, encoded by the coding sequence ATGAAGAATAAATCTTTGGCAGTAAGATTCTCGAAATTTCGGAATTCGGTAACGGGAAAGTATAGTCTTGGCTATCTGCTCCTCGGTGTAATTGCAGTTGTATTGCTCGTTATTTCTTTTATGAGCAATTATTCTGTTTCTATGAAATATAAGAATACGACGGATAGGCTCCTTGTGCTCAACGAGCTATATGTGAATATTGAGACGATTAACAGTTCCGTGAACAGCAGTTACCTTTACTTGAGAACAAATAATTACGAAGAATATATAGAGGAATGTAAGGCAGCAGAGTCTACCATTGAGAAAAACAATGATTATTTGAATCGAGAATATGCAAGAGAGATTATAGATACGATTCATACGGCGGAGACTTATATTGAACAGACAGATAGTCTGATGAGCAGATTGAAGGCTTATGTCGAAAGCCCCCAGAAGGAAGCGACGGAATATAGGGAGTTGGAGCAACTATATGGAGAGACGCAGAAGACGCTGGGATTCATGAATCTCAGTTTTCAAAGCGCTTATGCTCATCAATTAATATCGGTGAAGAAGACACAGAAAGAGATTCAAGAGTGGCAACAGTGGCTGGAAGTGATGCAGATTACACTGCTCATCCTGGGAGGCATGCTTTGCTTTTTATATTGCATTAGAATTATTAAAGGAATTACTCATTCTATTAAAAAGCTAACGGCAGTGGTGAAAAAGATTGAGGATGATGTATATGAAGAAAGTCATGTGGAGATGGACAGTAAGGATGAGTTCGAGGATTTCGGTAAAGCGTTTAATCACATGATAGATGTCATTCAAGCGCAGTTACGGAAGATAGAAGAGAATGCGAGCATTAAAGAGAGGCTGGCAGAAGTAGAGATAGAGAAGCTTAGGATCTATGGAGAATTGCAGAAGAGTCAATTAACTTTGCTCCAATCGAGAATTAATCCTCACTTTTTATTTAACACGTTAAATATGATATCCTCGCTGGCTAAGATAGAGAATGCGGATCGCTCGGCGGAACTAATGGAAATCACAGCCGCCTATTTGAGATATAACTTGGACAATCTCTCCAAATCGGTGACGCTTTCTCAGGAAATTGATAATTTGAAGAATTATGTCTGCATTCAAAAAAGTAGGTTTGAAGAGAGATATTCTTATTATTTCGATATCGAAGAAGCATGTGAAGACTTCCCTATGCCTTTTATGATTCTGCAACCCTTAGTAGAAAACTCCATTAAACATGGACTTGCCATGAAAATTACAGGAGGAGAAATAAGAGTAAGGGTTTATAAAAGGGAGGAGTTTCTCGTCGTGGAAGTGGAAGATAACGGAGTGGGAATGAGTCCGGAGAAAATACAGGAAATTATGTTGTCCTTGGAAGACTATGCTACACAATCGGAACATATTGGACTGAGCAATATTTACAGGCGCCTTCAATATTTTTATGAAGAGGAAGTGGAGATTCAGATCATCAGCAATCAGCAGCAGACACTAGTTCGTATTTTGCTGCCATTTGGAGAGGAAGAGAAGAATGCTTACGATGATAATAGCCGATGA
- a CDS encoding sugar ABC transporter substrate-binding protein, whose protein sequence is MRKNWIAASMLIAAILLSVIIIAFYRYGLHMGEDEKDYINTIRISAILPHKDDGYWSLVEEGYLKAEEDNKDKVDIQIYVPQLNYHVDQMVELIERQVAAKVDAIIVQGIDNNNYSNALKKAIDAGIQVVLVDTDIREFPEHLYIGTNNREAGIRMGEELVKITGGQAKVAVMSGDENYWNLEQRYEGLLEVTDQYSGIEIVRLDYDYYDALTVVKIYNEILEENPEVDTLVCIEGTAGQTFGVVFTEPLEDYRHILTFDSSIFTEAGIRNGILDGTMVQGNYQMGYRSVQEVIHYEETGSYTQNNIFTPIYWYSKEDLEDENEE, encoded by the coding sequence ATGAGAAAAAATTGGATAGCTGCAAGTATGTTAATAGCTGCAATCCTTCTGAGTGTCATTATTATTGCTTTCTACAGGTATGGATTGCATATGGGAGAGGATGAAAAAGATTATATTAATACTATTAGAATCTCCGCAATCTTACCTCATAAGGACGATGGATATTGGTCGCTAGTAGAGGAAGGGTACTTAAAGGCGGAAGAAGATAATAAAGATAAGGTGGATATTCAAATTTATGTTCCCCAGCTCAATTATCATGTGGATCAGATGGTAGAGTTGATCGAACGCCAGGTGGCTGCGAAGGTAGATGCCATTATTGTACAGGGAATCGATAATAATAACTACAGCAATGCTTTGAAGAAAGCGATTGATGCGGGAATTCAAGTAGTATTGGTGGACACTGATATACGGGAATTCCCGGAACATCTCTATATCGGAACGAATAATAGAGAAGCCGGAATCAGAATGGGAGAAGAGCTTGTGAAGATTACCGGAGGGCAGGCGAAGGTAGCTGTTATGTCAGGAGATGAGAATTATTGGAATCTGGAGCAGCGATATGAAGGTCTGCTGGAGGTTACAGATCAATATTCCGGTATAGAAATCGTTCGTTTGGATTATGATTATTACGATGCTCTGACTGTAGTGAAAATATATAATGAAATTCTGGAAGAAAACCCGGAAGTAGATACTCTTGTATGTATTGAAGGGACGGCAGGACAGACCTTCGGTGTTGTTTTTACAGAGCCATTGGAGGATTACCGTCATATACTAACCTTTGATTCTTCCATATTCACAGAAGCTGGAATTAGGAATGGCATTTTGGATGGAACGATGGTACAGGGAAATTATCAGATGGGTTACCGTTCCGTACAAGAGGTCATACATTACGAAGAGACAGGAAGCTATACACAGAACAATATCTTTACTCCAATCTATTGGTATTCGAAGGAAGATTTGGAGGATGAGAATGAAGAATAA
- a CDS encoding galactose/methyl galactoside ABC transporter permease MglC, giving the protein MIAKQFNLKKFLTNYALYIIMIIMIIVIAVISPKFLSFRVLRDIFMQSSTRILVALGCMFIIVCGSADLSGGRVVGLAAVFAGSFAQQATYYNKFWPGIGELPIIVPIFSGIAIGALFGMISGFTVSKLRVPAFLATLGTQMIAYGVNCLYFNKAPNNSQPLGGYTEGFSKLGTGSLFGIPYLIIISLGVAVIIWIFQTKTCLGKQIFAVGGNPDAAKVSGINVFKTLMVTFTVAGALYGLAGCLEAARTGSATSSYGLGYELDAIASCIVGGCSAGGGVGRVPGVILGVLIFNIINYGLTFIGLSSYWQFAVKGLIIIVAVALDVRKYSDKN; this is encoded by the coding sequence ATGATAGCAAAGCAATTTAACCTTAAGAAGTTTTTAACGAACTATGCTCTTTACATAATTATGATAATAATGATCATTGTAATAGCGGTAATTTCTCCTAAGTTCCTGTCATTTAGGGTGCTGAGAGATATTTTTATGCAAAGTTCCACACGAATTTTAGTGGCGCTCGGATGTATGTTCATTATCGTGTGCGGTTCCGCGGATCTTTCGGGAGGCCGTGTAGTTGGCCTGGCAGCAGTGTTTGCAGGGTCTTTCGCACAACAAGCTACATACTATAATAAATTTTGGCCCGGAATCGGTGAGCTTCCTATTATCGTTCCTATTTTTTCCGGTATTGCTATCGGTGCATTGTTCGGGATGATAAGTGGATTCACAGTTTCGAAGCTGCGGGTGCCGGCCTTTTTGGCAACGCTTGGAACACAAATGATAGCCTATGGCGTTAACTGTCTATATTTTAATAAGGCCCCCAACAATTCTCAACCACTTGGCGGTTACACCGAAGGCTTTAGTAAACTGGGGACGGGTTCCTTATTCGGAATTCCGTACTTAATTATTATTTCCTTAGGAGTGGCAGTTATCATATGGATCTTCCAAACAAAGACATGTCTTGGAAAGCAGATTTTTGCGGTAGGCGGTAACCCTGATGCGGCGAAAGTATCAGGAATCAACGTATTCAAGACATTAATGGTTACATTTACCGTTGCAGGAGCCTTATATGGCCTGGCCGGATGCCTGGAGGCCGCCAGAACAGGAAGTGCCACAAGCAGTTATGGACTTGGATATGAATTAGATGCGATTGCTTCTTGTATTGTAGGAGGATGCTCCGCAGGGGGTGGTGTAGGAAGAGTTCCCGGGGTGATTCTCGGTGTATTGATTTTTAATATTATTAATTATGGATTGACCTTCATCGGACTTAGCTCTTATTGGCAATTTGCAGTAAAAGGCCTTATTATCATTGTAGCGGTAGCGTTGGATGTACGGAAATATTCCGACAAAAATTAA
- a CDS encoding sugar ABC transporter ATP-binding protein, translated as MQGSQLVLKMENISKRFPGVKALDKVSLDVKPGTVHALMGENGAGKSTLMKCAFGLYHPDEGSIYVEGKEVHFENARNAMDCGIAMIHQELHPIKTRNVMENIWVGRIPYKKIAGIHWVDEKRMYNDTKALFEELGIDINPKAMVGELSVSHCQLLEIARAVSYNAKVIIMDEPTSSLTETEAELLFKIIRSLLEKKVAIIYISHKIEEILEISDEVTIMRDGQLVGCWPAAELTMDTIVNRMVGREMTQRFPEKTHVPGQEYLRVQNLTAASEHSFKDISFSLKRGEILGVGGLVGAQRTELMESIFGLRPISGGKIFIDGKEVSIKSPRQAIKHGMALLTEERRATGIIPMLSVMENIVVSNQNAYPKKYRKGLFLNEKKRREDALKYVDSLSIKTPTLKQQIMHLSGGNQQKALLGRWMLIEPNILILDEPTRGIDVGAKYEIYCLMEEIAKAGKCVIMISSEMPELMGMADRILVMCEGHLSGILEQDEISDERIMYLASTYEAGKGEENYDSKAI; from the coding sequence ATGCAAGGCTCTCAGCTTGTTCTGAAGATGGAAAATATATCAAAGAGATTTCCCGGTGTAAAGGCACTCGATAAAGTAAGCTTAGATGTTAAGCCGGGTACGGTTCATGCGTTGATGGGAGAGAATGGTGCCGGTAAATCCACTTTAATGAAGTGTGCTTTCGGCCTGTATCATCCGGATGAAGGAAGTATCTATGTGGAAGGCAAAGAGGTGCATTTTGAAAACGCCAGAAACGCCATGGATTGTGGAATTGCTATGATTCATCAGGAGTTACACCCCATCAAGACAAGAAATGTTATGGAAAATATATGGGTGGGGAGAATTCCCTATAAGAAAATAGCGGGTATCCATTGGGTGGATGAAAAAAGAATGTACAACGATACAAAAGCGCTTTTCGAAGAATTAGGAATTGATATTAATCCGAAAGCGATGGTAGGAGAATTATCGGTATCGCATTGCCAGCTTCTTGAGATTGCCAGAGCAGTTTCTTATAATGCTAAGGTTATTATCATGGATGAACCCACTTCTTCTCTAACGGAGACGGAGGCGGAGCTCTTGTTTAAGATTATCCGTTCACTTCTGGAAAAGAAGGTAGCTATTATTTACATATCGCACAAAATCGAAGAGATCTTAGAGATTTCCGATGAAGTAACGATTATGAGAGACGGCCAGCTTGTGGGATGCTGGCCGGCTGCAGAACTCACGATGGATACAATAGTGAATCGTATGGTGGGAAGGGAAATGACGCAAAGATTCCCGGAGAAGACACATGTACCCGGGCAGGAATATCTTAGAGTACAAAATCTCACTGCCGCCAGTGAACATTCTTTCAAGGATATAAGCTTCAGCTTAAAAAGAGGAGAGATTCTGGGAGTAGGCGGATTAGTGGGAGCACAAAGAACAGAATTGATGGAATCTATTTTTGGTCTGCGCCCTATATCCGGTGGGAAAATATTCATCGATGGGAAAGAAGTGAGTATTAAATCTCCTAGGCAAGCTATTAAACATGGAATGGCCCTTTTGACAGAGGAGCGGCGTGCTACCGGTATTATTCCTATGCTTTCTGTTATGGAGAATATTGTAGTATCCAATCAGAATGCGTATCCCAAGAAGTATAGGAAAGGGTTATTCTTAAATGAGAAGAAGAGAAGGGAAGATGCTTTAAAATACGTAGATTCCTTATCGATTAAAACTCCGACTCTCAAACAGCAGATTATGCACTTATCCGGCGGCAATCAGCAAAAGGCGCTGCTCGGCAGATGGATGTTAATAGAACCGAATATCTTAATATTGGATGAGCCTACGAGAGGGATTGATGTAGGAGCCAAATATGAAATCTACTGTCTGATGGAAGAAATAGCAAAGGCAGGAAAATGTGTTATTATGATTAGTTCTGAGATGCCGGAGCTTATGGGAATGGCGGACAGAATTCTGGTAATGTGTGAAGGCCATTTATCCGGAATATTGGAGCAGGATGAGATTTCTGACGAAAGGATTATGTATCTTGCCAGTACCTATGAAGCCGGCAAAGGAGAAGAAAATTATGATAGCAAAGCAATTTAA
- a CDS encoding galactose ABC transporter substrate-binding protein, with the protein MKKRLVSVLMSVTMAASLLAGCGSGAGGSSAVANTGDTAASDASSQAEATVEAEEETAAVDIPLAGACWYNFADTFISNARQSLLNIAAADGAIAVEDADSQNDTATQTNNMNNMFSKDVDYLILNNINTGAIDDICNQILEQGTYGIFANTDSPSDENFEKNEKLYSVSSVATQSGDIMGEAIVEYWKANPDADRNGNGKLDYIMLLGIQGHYDTTVRSQYSVQKIVDSGIEVNQIGGDLVCEYSRAKAQEAVAALLANYSDDIDAIIACNDDMALGGIEALKAGGFFGEDGKKVLVAGVDATAVGCDAVREGTLLVTALNNPITLAKATYKVMKLTSEGKEVTTESMGLDGVTVEGRRVWIDYKAITKDNVDEANYDINDTVIE; encoded by the coding sequence ATGAAAAAGAGATTGGTAAGTGTACTTATGAGTGTAACAATGGCAGCATCTTTGCTAGCAGGGTGCGGAAGCGGCGCAGGCGGCAGCAGTGCTGTTGCCAACACGGGAGATACAGCAGCTTCGGATGCATCATCACAGGCCGAAGCTACGGTGGAAGCAGAAGAAGAGACCGCTGCTGTAGATATTCCATTGGCCGGAGCGTGCTGGTATAACTTCGCGGATACTTTTATTTCCAATGCGAGACAGTCATTATTAAATATTGCTGCTGCGGACGGAGCAATTGCAGTGGAAGATGCGGATAGCCAGAATGATACGGCAACACAGACAAATAATATGAACAATATGTTCTCTAAGGATGTAGATTATCTGATATTAAATAATATTAACACAGGAGCAATTGATGATATCTGTAATCAGATCCTTGAACAAGGAACTTATGGAATCTTTGCTAATACAGATAGCCCTTCCGACGAGAACTTTGAGAAGAATGAGAAGCTATACAGCGTATCTTCTGTTGCGACACAATCCGGCGATATTATGGGTGAAGCAATTGTAGAATATTGGAAAGCTAATCCGGATGCGGATAGGAATGGTAATGGTAAATTAGATTATATTATGCTCTTAGGTATCCAGGGTCATTATGACACAACGGTTCGCTCTCAATACTCCGTACAGAAAATTGTGGACTCAGGAATTGAAGTGAATCAAATTGGCGGAGATCTTGTATGTGAATATTCCAGAGCGAAGGCACAAGAAGCGGTAGCGGCCTTACTCGCTAACTATAGCGATGATATTGATGCTATTATAGCTTGCAATGACGATATGGCGTTAGGTGGAATTGAAGCGCTGAAGGCCGGTGGATTTTTCGGTGAAGATGGCAAGAAAGTGTTGGTTGCAGGCGTAGATGCAACGGCAGTAGGCTGCGACGCTGTTAGAGAAGGAACTTTATTAGTAACTGCATTAAATAATCCGATTACACTTGCCAAAGCAACTTATAAAGTAATGAAATTAACGAGTGAAGGAAAAGAAGTAACAACAGAGTCTATGGGTCTTGACGGAGTTACAGTAGAAGGACGCCGCGTATGGATCGATTACAAGGCGATTACGAAAGATAACGTGGACGAAGCAAACTACGATATTAATGATACTGTAATAGAATAA